Proteins encoded in a region of the Trypanosoma brucei gambiense DAL972 chromosome 4, complete sequence genome:
- a CDS encoding ankyrin, putative, producing the protein MEGAFDAIDRQDHGTLRRTLSCGNVNTTNSDGYTPLYYACMKKGVGVSTVKEILQLGAQTDLKGSDLETPLYIACFNGKRDVAQLLLERGANPNVVNGGGGETVLHLASRIGDSALIEIILAKGGDINARNSRKETPLFVAAKAGFHEVVYRLLRADAKTEVCDIDGKSPLYIASERNMKHVVILLKSEAKDLNIAKAAADDILRSIPAPLKTTEEIRDEAALEGSGVWKIKHEVMAKEVKKEMKPLDIIEIVVPHPRGDVRDLLGGAGSRGPCLSLEEVGYDAPPVVPPSLRNLPPVKPQRIGGTMMRIGTSIDTMGVEPVRIDTVPGDTMEFSLRRD; encoded by the coding sequence ATGGAAGGCGCCTTTGATGCAATTGACCGCCAGGACCATGGTACACTGCGTCGCACCTTGTCGTGTGGCAACGTAAATACTACGAACTCCGACGGATACACGCCACTCTACTACGCATGCATGAAGAAGGGGGTAGGTGTTAGCACCGTCAAGGAGATTCTGCAGCTGGGGGCGCAAACAGATTTAAAGGGTTCAGATCTTGAAACCCCGCTGTACATAGCGTGCTTTAACGGAAAGAGGGATGTTGCGCAGCTGCTGCTGGAAAGGGGTGCGAATCCTAATGTGGTAAATGGCGGCGGCGGAGAGACTGTCCTGCATTTGGCTTCCCGCATCGGTGACTCTGCTCTCATTGAGATCATATTAGCAAAAGGAGGTGATATTAATGCCCGTAACAGTAGGAAAGAAACTCCACTGTTCGTTGCAGCTAAAGCGGGATTTCACGAGGTCGTGTACCGCCTGCTTCGGGCGGACGCGAAGACTGAGGTTTGTGACATAGATGGGAAAAGTCCTCTCTATATTGCATCCGAAAGGAACATGAAGCACGTGGTTATTCTTCTTAAAAGCGAGGCGAAGGATCTTAATATAGCCAAAGCCGCTGCTGACGACATTCTTCGGTCGATCCCAGCACCTCTAAAAACCACGGAGGAAATTCGTGACGAGGCGGCACTGGAGGGGTCAGGTGTGTGGAAAATAAAGCATGAAGTTATGgcaaaggaagtgaagaaggagatgAAGCCTCTTGATATTATTGAAATAGTAGTACCTCATCCCAGAGGCGACGTGCGAGACCTCCTTGGTGGCGCTGGGTCCAGGGGGCCTTGCTTGTCACTCGAAGAAGTGGGATACGACGCGCCACCAGTGGTACCTCCATCTTTGAGAAACCTCCCGCCCGTGAAGCCGCAACGCATCGGTGGAACAATGATGCGGATTGGTACCAGTATAGATACCATGGGTGTGGAGCCGGTTAGGATAGATACTGTTCCCGGTGACACCATGGAATTTTCTCTACGTAGGGATTAA
- a CDS encoding T. brucei spp.-specific protein, whose translation MREPPYDVETTSMSWKLENAKSNCRLLFRTLHVEGVQRNRLAVRNVIRKTKMVSPNTLRRWEKGRITLTPHRRSMGHAKNNLLCRFREGETPNEKVDFNILQHFCHKRHQPPHRRATGATAASTDRTTSGILLGETGPGCQWTLSKHLESVPRYRTPQFKEFLCRCQSLHHPASLRSPLFTLTS comes from the coding sequence ATGCGAGAGCCTCCCTACGACGTGGAAACCACTTCAATGTCTTGGAAGttggaaaatgcaaaatcCAACTGTAGACTTCTTTTTCGTACTCTGCATGTAGAGGGTGTGCAGCGAAACCGGTTAGCCGTGCGAAACGTtataagaaaaacaaagatggTTTCTCCGAATACACTACGCCGATGGGAGAAGGGTCGGATAACACTCACACCGCACCGACGTTCCATGGGCCATGCAAAAAACAACCTTTTGTGCAGGTTTCGAGAGGGGGAAACCCCAAATGAAAAGGTCGACTTCAATATATTGCAGCATTTCTGCCACAAACGACACCAACCACCCCACCGCCGCGCCACGGGGGCAACTGCCGCGAGCACGGATAGGACGACAAGTGGTATCTTGCTGGGGGAAACGGGACCCGGTTGTCAGTGGACTCTCAGCAAGCACCTTGAAAGTGTGCCGCGGTACCGAACTCCTCAGTTTAAGGAATTTCTTTGTCGCTGCCAGAGCCTGCACCACCCTGCCAGTCTAAGGTCTCCTTTATTCACTCTCACTTCTTAA